From the Brienomyrus brachyistius isolate T26 chromosome 23, BBRACH_0.4, whole genome shotgun sequence genome, the window AGGAGGCAGAAGATCCGTCCGGACAGGACTTCAGCGGCAGGGAGCAGCAAGAGGAATCCCTGATCATCATGGATCAGCAGGAAATGGCTGCTTTCTTCGCACTGCTGGGTGGGTTAGATTAGTTCCAGCGTAAGGAAGAGCTTTAAATTATCTTTTAAATCTGCTTTTTTTCTAATGACAATATAACatcaaaataaaatgcatttcattacAAGAACAGTATGTGCCTGCTTTCTGTATACTGGACGAATTCAAATGTCGAAAAAAAGAGTATGTAGTActaaaaatatttcatgatgcCCTCAGATGATGATCTGATCCAGCATTTCCTCTGTATGGACTCCTGCTACATGGTGACCGACAAGGTAACTGTCATGCATTGGTGTTGCTGCTTTAATCACTCTAAGCAAAGCAGAGACTACTTTTTCCATCACTTTGCTCTTCATTTCAGTATCTACTGGCGATCACCTTCATCTACTTCAAAAGAGCTCACTTCACGGCCAATGAGCACACAAGGATGAACTTCTTCATCGCCCTGTAAGTGACGGCATGCTCTGGTGGACAATATAGATGAATGTTAATATAATAACAAAAACAATTTCCTCCATCAGCATGAGAATAAGTCTTGGATGAAATTGCTGGAGATCAGCAAAGCCAATGGATCTCGGAATAGTGAATTCTTCCTCTCCCCAGATATCTCGCGAACATGATGGAGGAAGAAGAGACGGGGAACAGATTTGAGATCTTTCCCTGGGccttgggaggaaactggagacgTCAGTTTCCCTCCTTCATCAAGAAGAAGGACCAGCTCTGGGCCCGGATGGAGTACAGGACTGCTGTCAGCCGCCACTGCTGTGAGGAGGTACAGTATGTTGTCTCATCTTTaatacaagtaaattacattaatGTTCAGCCACCATAAGGCTTGAAATGTCTCAGAGCAGAGGGAAGCGTTTCTCATCATTAATGACCTTTTCTGTCTTACTGTAACTTAAGCTAAGCTAAGGGCTGTTTGCTCACTGACGCCTTTGGGGGCAGATACCAAATGACTGTTATCATAAGTGGTGCTGCTGGTGTCACAGTGAGTCACGTTCTGTCATCTGATCCATGTATGTCCGTGTCCCCATGCAGGTGATGGCCATCGTACCCTCCCACTCTCTGTGGAATCGGGAGCGCCCCGAACATCACAGCGGGGCCCAGCGGCACTACAGCGGGGAGGGCTTTCAGTGGCCCCGGGGCCCATCCTCTGTACCCGTCGCCTGCACGCTCTGCAGCATGACCGTCCGGACCCAGGAACCCCGTGCTTCTGACCACTCAGGGAGCCCAGAGTGTAAGTATGAGCTCTAAGTGCCAGTTTTTCTGTAGCCTGTCAGTTTCTATGCACTGGAACTTGATCtagtatatttattttaaat encodes:
- the LOC125719446 gene encoding speedy protein A-like, whose translation is MVRHAHFRRRYLSQQEAEDPSGQDFSGREQQEESLIIMDQQEMAAFFALLDDDLIQHFLCMDSCYMVTDKYLLAITFIYFKRAHFTANEHTRMNFFIALYLANMMEEEETGNRFEIFPWALGGNWRRQFPSFIKKKDQLWARMEYRTAVSRHCCEEVMAIVPSHSLWNRERPEHHSGAQRHYSGEGFQWPRGPSSVPVACTLCSMTVRTQEPRASDHSGSPESSAQDSEAEQDGPLIRIKEERRGSKRTWDGQLKDHSRCPDPQEGPSHSDPVARPQDLGSPSVGVLKVRKVTEATGLPIGSAPHVGALVPSCIIL